The DNA region CACCTGATCGTAAATCGCTCGGTTGTATAAAGAGTAAAAATGTTGTAGGAGTAGGTAGAGATATAATAACCTCGCCTTCATTATATTGtgaagaatatatataatatatcttttgTTCCGTTGAACTGTTATTTGAATTTTCTTTTACTTCATATATTGATAAGGTTTCTTTAGTGTTTGTAAAATGTTTTTTAGTAATATCATTTAAAGGAacattctttttttcttcttttgGTATAGCTATATAAACGATAcaatatacatttattctaaatttgattatatttttattaaaattatatatcGATCTAATTgcttttaatttttcatgTATTGTAGGTATGTCATTAATTAAATAACccatattattcataaatGCGTGTACCCCATTTTGTAATAGAAATATTTCAAATGTATCTCCATTTAATTCGGTTATTCTCAAAGGCGTAGATACATTACcttgaaaaaaataatttgttGGTATTATTTCTTCCATAATATTATTCGACTTCCAATATAAGATAATATGGGATATATCTTGATTTTCAAATTTCATAGTActtaaatgaaaatattcaattcttattttatatttctttcCACCTATTAATCCTAACTTTTCTGAGCTTGTTTTATGCACTTTAGTATTCATCTTATCAAATGATTGAATGGATATAGGTCTTATTTCTTCTGattcttcttcttttgGGAAAGGCATATTATCTACAATTATAGGAGAATTATCTAGAAATAATCTTATCCCACAATCATGATCTACTGAGAAAATGTAATTATCTGATTCAGGGATTTTTAAATATCCATCCCATCTAATTGAGAAATGTTGATAAGGAATATTTTCTATTGGTATCCCTGTGTCCCATATAaagtttatatatttgtcATTATGTATGGCTGTAGGATAACCAGAAAAATAAgcattattataataactAGCCATTAATCCATCAGCTTTTTCTTCTACAACATAACCTTTTTGCATAGAACagttttttttattttcaagatatgattttctatttttttctacatCATCTTCTAGTtcaattattttatttcctATATCACTTAAAGATGTTGCTTGTAGTAGTAATCTATTAATATTACGACTGGAATGTTTTGCTAAATCATTAATATCttgaatttttttctttaacAAATCGGATGCATTACCACATACctctttatatttttcatatataccaactaattttttgtattcAAAATCTAATTTGTTTACAGCATCATGAAGTTCATTGGATTTAGCTTGGAAGAAAGTACGTGCTTTACTTCGTACAACATCATAATTAATTACTCCTTTGCAGTAATCCCAATCTCTATGTCCTTTTCCTATTAATTGAACTTCAACATAGCACCATTCCTTTCCAGTTATACCATTTGGATCTGTCGCCCTAGTACAGTCTGTATATGTCTGATCGTCCTGAACAAAAGCTGCTGCACATAGCCGCCCATCTACTGTTTTTCTATGTTGTTGGCGATATTCCGTCAgtttctatatataaatataaatatatatatatatatatatatatataaatatatatatttagaaatattataaatggTTACAACATATACATGTACTTTTATAAACttcattattatgttttacttttttttttttttttttttgtgtcTTATAAGTTCCAGTGTCATACCTTTAAATTTTCCTTATCATAATTTTGAGTGTTACATTTAGAAAAAAGGAAGATTAATACAAGAAAAATGGTATTTATGTACTTCATAATATAGTTAATATTAAGGATTGATATAAAGTAGAGAAGTAAAATTTATTCAAAAAGGAAAAcacgaaaaaaaaaaaaatatatatatatatatttatttattatataaaaataatattataaaagaaaaataaataacatattaattttttatggcttcttaacatatatttttttcgatatgaaaaaataaaaataattttttatagggaaaaaaaaaaaaagaagtTACACAGGTTAACTTGGTAGACAATTTATGCGTTActaataattatattcaCTAGCATAACGTTTGGACACGCggaaaaaaagaataattcAATAGAATGCTCAAGAACTTTCTCTTACAGgaaaatcaaaataatacGAAATTATTTAGAtgaaaaattttatattctatcattttgtataaataaaaaaaaatatattgttcTCTATACTTATATGTATGAAAAAGATCGCTAactttattatataaaatttaatttaaaaaaagaagatgtttaattttttttaattttttttctacaAATTTGTTTGCCACTAAAATAACattaagaataaaaatatataagtaataattatataatgaacaaaataaattgGTTTTATGAATAGAAACATGTATTATACAAATGAGGAGGATAAATGTTTgtaatttaataattattaaaaaaaaaaaaaaaaaaaaaaaaccaaTGTATATTCATgtataaattatttgtttagtttttaatttataagTCTAGCTTCAATTTATTTCCAACATCCATATGTGATATCATCTATAAGGAAAAATCAAAAAGGaatattgatatatatgtatatatattaataaaatatgtattgacgcatataagtatatatatatatatattattacgTCTTTAAATTCTTCAAAGGATATCATTCCATCACCATCTTTATCTGCTTGTAATATAGTTCTATCTACTAATTGTTGTAACTATcgggaaaaaaaaaaaaaatttattataattaaaaatgtcatatatatacaaatttttttttattttgataaattaaaatatacCTGCCTATCGTTCAAATTATTCCCAACCATCATTTTCATAACTGTAAATAATTCTCCATTGGATATCATTCCATCTTTATTAATATCGTATACATCAAAAGCAAATTTCTTCTTTTGAAAATCATCAGTGCTAGATGCTAATTTTGCTGTAATGaagtattaaaaaaaatatatataagtatatatgatatatagTAATTGTGAATCTATGTATGATCATGTTTATACATTTCaattttgataaaaaaaaaaaaaaataaacaaatatacatatatatatatattaataatatttaattattttacTTATTCCAACTAAAAATTCTACAAATGAAACTTTTCCATCTGAATTTGAATCAAATATTGATATAACCCTTTTCACTAGGGGATTCtaaagaaagaaaaaatatatatatatacatatatatatgtggaataatttattatgtattaatattatttttctgtgtatttaatgataagaaatatatgaGGACATTTTCATGcatattaaataaagatattctatatatatttccaGAATAAgtttttcataatttataattttgtaatacatcataattttattgtttatttttattttacatCACAAATTTCAGGAACATCAAATAATTCATTTGGATCTAACTGtccatttttatttgtatcaAGCTCTATAAATcttttatacatttttttgATATCTGTTTCACTAAAATTAGCTGCTTGTAATAAATCTTTTTGATCTTTTTCAGATAATATCGCTTGCGTGTTTCTATACAATAtgaaatgaaaatatatacatatatatatattaatgaatccaaattatatatgtctaattaaaaaaaatgaacaacTCAGTTgcatttatatatataatttacaatgaataaaatatgtttattttgtatatatatatttaagtATCTTTATTAAAGAATTATGTTTTACCCCatatttcctttttcttgttattcatgagaaaaaatgaaaacaaatttatatttttttttgaattaataaaagattaatcctttttatatttatggtgttcaaaaataaaagaataatgtttttataatttaattattaaaatatatatatatatatatatatatatatatacttatattttataatattgtaaTGCATATACTGAaatatttcctttttctgaaatattttttaatcaataatttaaattatacttatataatattattaaccatacacatacatacatatatatagataaatatCTATTTCttgttataatattttccCTTTTCAATTATAACAGatcttatttttttatcaaatgAGGGATCATACTACACAAAAATAAGTTCAATATTTCCCATCGAAAGAAAAATTGAATGctgttataaaaataagtaCTATTAAATCAAAAACGGAAAAAGAGATAAAAAGTTAtacgaaaaaaaaaaaataataaataaataaatacataaataaataatattatattaaaaatatataaatatattgtatattatacatatatatatttacatgaattattaataaaaatgtcCTATTCACTggaaatttttttattgcGCATTCATGCACATTGGATCAAAAAGgagagaaaaaaaaaaaaaaagaaaaaggaaaaaaaatatgcgcatattacatttatatatattttatatacaaataaaaaagtaaaaaaaaaaagaaggtatagtattttattaattttatgtaaatgagaataaataaaaaaaaatatattatatatattatatatatttttctttaaaatacgttttatatactataagatattaatattttctattttaaaataaaggaaacaaatttttattatgttgAAAAGGTGTacataatttaaatatgaaaataatccaaatatatatatatatattttacaatttgttttttgttttttcttttttcttttttctttttttattcaaatGATAGTTTTATTTTGAGGTTTTACTTTCATTGAGAGAgaaagataaaataatatatatattatacacatatacatattttttttattaatgtGTGTGCGTGCGTATTTTactttttcatatttttttaaataaaactttgataatataatattatatatatatatatatgtttatatcaatatataattaagcaaataatatttaatttaattaatcTTTTATGGATACAACATATTCTTGTAAATGTAGTaatggatatatataaagaaaagaTTGTAAATACTAGAgctttatataatacagTAGTTGTATTTTTTGTCCTTGGTATTATTAATGTATTAACAAATTATAAAGCAATGAAATTAATTATTTCggaaaagaaatatatatatatatatatatatatatttggGGTTATAAACTTATAGAAAATTTGTATGTTCTCTCTTTTTTAAAAGGTATAATATCTATAAGTGTTTTTATTGATATTAATGTGTTCATAACTTTTTAACTTAATCATATCTCATTTAAATTTGGGGGCTTGATTCtatgttttattaaaatatcaccaaaatatttatatatacatattttatatatatgaatgtttatttattttattttattatattttttatgtatgtggataaataaatataccCTGAATACAAAcgtaatatttttcatagTTGTGGAAAGTTCCAAGGAATAATTCataatacaaatat from Plasmodium gaboni strain SY75 chromosome 14, whole genome shotgun sequence includes:
- a CDS encoding LCCL domain-containing protein, producing MKYINTIFLVLIFLFSKCNTQNYDKENLKKLTEYRQQHRKTVDGRLCAAAFVQDDQTYTDCTRATDPNGITGKEWCYVEVQLIGKGHRDWDYCKGVINYDVVRSKARTFFQAKSNELHDAVNKLDFEYKKLVGIYEKYKEVCGNASDLLKKKIQDINDLAKHSSRNINRLLLQATSLSDIGNKIIELEDDVEKNRKSYLENKKNCSMQKGYVVEEKADGLMASYYNNAYFSGYPTAIHNDKYINFIWDTGIPIENIPYQHFSIRWDGYLKIPESDNYIFSVDHDCGIRLFLDNSPIIVDNMPFPKEEESEEIRPISIQSFDKMNTKVHKTSSEKLGLIGGKKYKIRIEYFHLSTMKFENQDISHIILYWKSNNIMEEIIPTNYFFQGNVSTPLRITELNGDTFEIFLLQNGVHAFMNNMGYLINDIPTIHEKLKAIRSIYNFNKNIIKFRINVYCIVYIAIPKEEKKNVPLNDITKKHFTNTKETLSIYEVKENSNNSSTEQKIYYIYSSQYNEGEVIISLPTPTTFLLFIQPSDLRSGDTCKGYVQPVSLTSSVYFHSCYTSSYESQMFDCNAGFSGNNQEKEYSTWKTAQNKSLGQYVSINFKYEIDIHSFTFKTLDLTNNNTINELSLYFPNIKNPEIFSISPGHHHYVLKTPIKTNTVKVVISKVNNPKYQTGGNITFYGIPCIDTKNQEKELDKKKSQYEINIFFRSKNVHISKPFNWIIDNGMKKLDHGFFKYGWDLLPTPVDLRFLDKTDPTHAGIAFTPYECNNTNICNKQTFNKWSIDLIHEGTYSVTIEIGSPTGKQEINSIKVNNEIFINNIFLKPKQYTKVTSNIVIKENKTLELTTNTNTVIQSIQILFLHS
- a CDS encoding putative protein phosphatase 2b regulatory subunit, coding for MGNTQAILSEKDQKDLLQAANFSETDIKKMYKRFIELDTNKNGQLDPNELFDVPEICDNPLVKRVISIFDSNSDGKVSFVEFLVGITKLASSTDDFQKKKFAFDVYDINKDGMISNGELFTVMKMMVGNNLNDRQLQQLVDRTILQADKDGDGMISFEEFKDMISHMDVGNKLKLDL